The genomic DNA GCAGTTGCTCACCAGCCCTGATGGCGGCACTTCCCGAACGCATTCGGGATTGGCGCCAGCAGGAGAACAGTTGTATTATAGCACAACAGGTGCGCTCCTGAACCCGGGCAATATGAAAAAAGACCGGCCAATGGCCGACCTTTATAGAATATTATCCGTGACGAATTGTATTACTCCACAACAACCTTCTTTGTCCGCACAGTTCCGTCTGCTGTCATTCGCAGAACATAAGTTCCTGTTGCAAGTCCGTGGAGATTTATTTTTTCATTGCCGAAACCTGCAGCGCCTGAATTATTTTCGGTGAACACCGATCGTCCGTTCACATCGAACAATTCGAATTTCACATCGGCATCTTTGGGAAGGAAGAACTGCACATTCACATTTTCATTAGGGCCCGAAGGAGACGGAAACGGATCATACAGTTGCGGAGTTTTCACCACGTCGCCATAAGCAGTAACAGGAGGAACCGCCATCACTGTAGAATCGATCCAGATATTTTCATCGCCGGCCTGGTAAGGAGTAAATGCATAATACACGATCATCATTTCATCGGTAGTATTTTCTCCGGCGTAAACTTCCTGCGGTGTCGGGTTGTTCGGATTGTCGGGATTATTCGTGGTGTTATCATACGTTGCGCTCGCGTACAATTTTGTTCCCATAGGAAGATGCACGAGCTGGCGGAAATTGTAAAATCCCTGCCAGTGAAAACTCCAATCGTTGATTCGCACCAGCGGAACAGTATCATTCGAAGGAGTGACCGCATAATTCGTGATCACTTTTCCGAGCAGGTGCATGTGCGGCGCACAACTGATGAAAGTTCCATTGAAATTCGTGGTGAACTGTGCATGAAAAGTTTTTATACTGTCGGCAGGAATGTCGAGCGGCCCATCTGTCATTGTTGACCAATAATTGATGAGTGGAGAAAGAGTGACATTGCGCACGGCGCCGGTTGAAAAAACAAAACGCACCTGCGTACTATCGACCAGGTTATTAGTTCCTGCAGGATAATGCACCTGCATGATGATGTAACTATTCGGATTCAATTTTATTCCCATGTTGGTTGGAAGTGTGTAAACGCCCTGCCCAGGAACCCATCCTCCAATGAGTGTTGCAGTAGGAGAACCTACATCACCGAACCAGGTGTAGCCCGGGCCGGGATCATTATTGTCGAGTGTAACACAAGTAGAAGCCTGGTCCTGGTAAATGAGAACGTGGTGAACAATATTCCTGTTGCCGGGAAGGACTTCGATGCTCGTAATATATTCTGTGGTTGATATTCCGGAAGGCATTACAAAACAACGATAGAGATCGCCGCCGGTCATTGTGTTCACGGTATAATTTGGCATTTGTGAAGTGAGATCCGGATTTGTAATTAAGGCTGCGCCCGAATAAGTAGGAGGCGTAGGAGCATTCGCAAGATTTCCGCTTTGCATTCCATTGTTCACCCAATCGACAACGGTTTGAATTTGCGCCTGGGAAAGTTTTCGTTCACCACAGAAGCGATTGTAAGTAGTATCGGGAGGCCACGGTGGCATTTTCCCAGTGGAAACTTGGCTCACCATATTGGTGCTGTTGTTCACCGCATCTGAAAAAGTGATAAGCGGGAACGGAGCAATTCCATTGGGATTATGACACTTGGTGCAGTTCGCATAGAAGATAGGAGCTACATCAGTTGCCCAGTAAGGACCGGCTTGTGCATGAGCGAAGCGCGGCGATAAAAAGACAAGAATAAAAATGGTGGGGAATAGTTTTTTCATGGGAAATTTTTAGAAGTAGCTAAGATAGGAAATATGAGCTATCATTCAAAAATTCAATGCGGTTGCTTTTCAAATGCAAAACAATTTTTCACCGGCTTCCACATTCCTTTTTCCCAATGATAAAGTGTGGCGCCGCCATTCCCGCAATTTCCCCCGCACTGGAATCCAACATAAACTACAGCATACGTTCCGTCTTTCGAAAAAACAGGTTCACTCATTTCAAAATATCCTGTCTTGTGAGTGGAGAAATAATTATTCCACGCTTTCGCCAGTTTTTTCGGGCTCAAAGCAGCAGCGGGAGTTACAGCAGAAGAAACAAT from Bacteroidota bacterium includes the following:
- a CDS encoding T9SS type A sorting domain-containing protein, with translation MKKLFPTIFILVFLSPRFAHAQAGPYWATDVAPIFYANCTKCHNPNGIAPFPLITFSDAVNNSTNMVSQVSTGKMPPWPPDTTYNRFCGERKLSQAQIQTVVDWVNNGMQSGNLANAPTPPTYSGAALITNPDLTSQMPNYTVNTMTGGDLYRCFVMPSGISTTEYITSIEVLPGNRNIVHHVLIYQDQASTCVTLDNNDPGPGYTWFGDVGSPTATLIGGWVPGQGVYTLPTNMGIKLNPNSYIIMQVHYPAGTNNLVDSTQVRFVFSTGAVRNVTLSPLINYWSTMTDGPLDIPADSIKTFHAQFTTNFNGTFISCAPHMHLLGKVITNYAVTPSNDTVPLVRINDWSFHWQGFYNFRQLVHLPMGTKLYASATYDNTTNNPDNPNNPTPQEVYAGENTTDEMMIVYYAFTPYQAGDENIWIDSTVMAVPPVTAYGDVVKTPQLYDPFPSPSGPNENVNVQFFLPKDADVKFELFDVNGRSVFTENNSGAAGFGNEKINLHGLATGTYVLRMTADGTVRTKKVVVE